A stretch of Megalobrama amblycephala isolate DHTTF-2021 linkage group LG14, ASM1881202v1, whole genome shotgun sequence DNA encodes these proteins:
- the LOC125244372 gene encoding single-pass membrane and coiled-coil domain-containing protein 3-like produces the protein MWSDLFYPDNPKRREQLIRKSQEFQHVMKSNFEATNELIDVMNDHLSCSLEHIKLNEEASLQENCNVMIECMHKIQAAVEKIDKELKEKLEPTLYEKLQNKSLSTTDFQLISKALKVVCGFATEGSTTLVSLLINKGVILAKITSTFAKIGALTLASVGLGVVFMGVDMIVEAILGSIERDQLEKVLEEYDKALKEFKPASSEYQDSITYVQFKIKEINK, from the coding sequence atgtGGAGTGACCTCTTCTACCCTGATAATCCAAAGAGAAGGGAGCAGCTCATCCGCAAAAGTCAAGAGTTTCAACATGTGATGAAGAGCAACTTCGAAGCCACCAATGAACTAATTGATGTTATGAATGATCACTTGAGCTGCTCCTTAGAACATATCAAGCTAAACGAGGAAGCTTCTCTCCAGGAGAACTGTAATGTGATGATTGAATGCATGCATAAGATCCAGGCAGCGGTAGAGAAGATTGACAAGGAGCTGAAGGAGAAGCTGGAACCCACCCTGTATGAGAAGCTGCAAAACAAGTCTCTGTCTACTACAGACTTTCAACTGATTTCAAAAGCTTTGAAAGTAGTTTGTGGTTTTGCAACTGAGGGATCTACTACTTTAGTTAGTCTTTTAATTAATAAAGGAGTAATTCTAGCAAAAATAACAAGTACATTTGCTAAAATTGGAGCATTAACATTAGCCAGTGTTGGGTTGGGAGTGGTGTTCATGGGGGTCGACATGATTGTTGAGGCCATTCTTGGGAGCATTGAGCGTGATCAACTTGAGAAGGTCCTGGAAGAGTATGACAAAGCTTTGAAAGAATTCAAACCAGCGTCTTCAGAATATCAGGATAGCATTACCTATGTCCAATTCaaaattaaggaaattaataaataa